Proteins encoded in a region of the Streptomyces sp. NBC_00513 genome:
- a CDS encoding transcriptional regulator has product MTQDVETASATGETDLPSPKERRRLREIAELTHEDLASTLGVTTNTARSWENGRTGPRGRKREAYAKLLAHLARLAAEQTASAAPPTEPAEATEPAEAAEAAGPAGPAEPAAPAATTARAATAVGATHAPPPEADGGSDAEADTEAGPTPASEPARRMAGAVRAFAAGGQARPAGRPNRSKGAAKRAAKPAASLARHESKTPVRSGSGAGGGHPGGAEPPPAPATSGGRNRSDTPAEEVEAAPADKVADKVADQVEAEADGTTTDTATTDKETPAEVPPDPTGAGADRQEAGRAETGEPEADRTDADRAGEVETEKEPAAEAAPAPGSTLTPAQAFDALYAYAAPALARQTYLLTGRRALSLEAVERAFQNAWERWPEVATDPDPVGWVRAAAYEHALSPWQRLRRAHRNPDQAPAEPADRILMDAMLALPTTHRRTVLLYDGVGLDLPDTAAETEATTPTTGIRLLHAHADLADRIPELAAAPPERHSALLRERLGAVRPPVRLEPREASVVRVACERRARLWSRAAIGLTAVIAVATAYTLTTAPTRYEPPVSPGANVTGVPPHSGPQALTERSKELHDTLRFHPAARPDRLTPTVG; this is encoded by the coding sequence ATGACACAGGACGTCGAGACGGCCTCCGCCACCGGGGAGACCGATCTCCCCTCCCCCAAGGAGCGCCGCAGGCTGCGTGAAATCGCCGAGCTGACGCACGAGGACCTCGCGTCGACCCTGGGCGTCACCACGAACACGGCGCGCTCCTGGGAGAACGGCCGCACGGGCCCGCGCGGTCGCAAGCGCGAGGCGTACGCCAAGCTGCTCGCCCACCTCGCCCGCCTCGCCGCCGAGCAGACCGCGTCCGCCGCACCCCCGACCGAACCGGCTGAAGCGACCGAACCGGCTGAAGCGGCTGAAGCGGCCGGACCGGCCGGACCGGCTGAACCGGCGGCTCCCGCAGCGACGACGGCGCGGGCCGCGACGGCCGTGGGCGCCACCCACGCCCCGCCCCCGGAGGCGGACGGCGGGTCCGACGCGGAAGCGGATACCGAGGCGGGCCCCACGCCCGCCTCCGAACCCGCCCGGCGCATGGCCGGCGCCGTGCGCGCCTTCGCCGCCGGCGGTCAGGCACGCCCCGCCGGCCGCCCGAACCGATCCAAGGGCGCCGCGAAGCGCGCCGCCAAGCCGGCGGCCTCCTTGGCTCGCCACGAGTCCAAGACCCCGGTGAGATCCGGCTCCGGCGCGGGCGGCGGCCACCCCGGCGGCGCGGAACCCCCTCCCGCCCCCGCGACGTCGGGGGGCCGGAACCGGTCCGACACGCCGGCCGAGGAGGTCGAGGCGGCACCTGCGGACAAGGTCGCCGACAAGGTCGCGGACCAGGTCGAGGCCGAGGCGGACGGGACCACGACGGACACGGCCACGACGGACAAGGAGACGCCGGCCGAGGTCCCGCCGGACCCGACCGGAGCCGGAGCCGACAGGCAAGAGGCGGGCAGGGCCGAGACGGGCGAGCCCGAGGCGGACAGGACCGACGCGGACCGGGCCGGGGAGGTCGAGACCGAGAAGGAACCCGCGGCCGAGGCGGCCCCGGCTCCGGGATCCACCCTCACCCCCGCCCAGGCCTTCGACGCGCTCTACGCGTACGCCGCCCCCGCCCTGGCACGCCAGACGTACTTGCTCACCGGCCGCCGCGCCCTCTCCCTGGAGGCCGTCGAGCGGGCGTTCCAGAACGCCTGGGAGCGCTGGCCCGAGGTCGCCACTGACCCGGATCCGGTGGGCTGGGTGCGCGCGGCCGCGTACGAGCACGCCCTGTCCCCCTGGCAGCGACTGCGACGCGCCCACCGCAACCCCGACCAGGCCCCGGCCGAGCCCGCGGACCGGATCCTGATGGACGCGATGCTGGCGCTCCCCACCACGCACCGGCGCACGGTGCTGCTCTACGACGGGGTCGGCCTCGACCTGCCCGACACGGCCGCCGAGACCGAGGCCACCACCCCCACCACCGGCATCCGGTTGCTCCACGCGCACGCCGACCTCGCCGACCGGATCCCCGAGTTGGCCGCCGCGCCGCCGGAGCGGCACTCCGCCCTGTTGCGCGAGCGCCTGGGCGCGGTCCGCCCGCCCGTACGGCTGGAGCCGCGCGAGGCGTCCGTCGTGCGCGTGGCGTGCGAGCGCCGGGCCCGGTTGTGGTCCCGCGCCGCGATCGGCCTGACCGCCGTGATCGCGGTGGCGACGGCGTACACGCTGACGACCGCCCCCACCCGGTACGAGCCTCCGGTCTCCCCCGGCGCGAACGTCACCGGGGTGCCCCCGCACAGCGGCCCGCAGGCGCTCACCGAGCGGAGCAAGGAACTCCACGACACGCTGCGCTTCCACCCGGCCGCCCGGCCCGACCGCCTCACGCCCACGGTGGGGTGA
- the purN gene encoding phosphoribosylglycinamide formyltransferase, with product MAASRLVVLVSGSGTNLQALLDAIDAHPEGPEGFGARVVAVGADRDGIAGLERAEKAGIPTFVCPVKAYATRAEWDVALTEATAAHAPDLVVSAGFMKIVGQEFIDRFGGRFINTHPALLPAFPGAHGVRDALAYGAKVTGCTVHFVDGGVDTGPIIAQGVVEIRDGEDEAALHERIKEVERTLLVDVVGRLARHGYRIEGRKVTIQ from the coding sequence ATGGCCGCCTCCCGCCTGGTCGTGCTGGTCTCAGGTTCCGGCACCAACCTCCAGGCCCTGCTCGACGCCATCGACGCCCACCCCGAAGGCCCGGAGGGCTTCGGTGCCCGCGTGGTCGCCGTCGGGGCCGACCGAGACGGCATCGCCGGGTTGGAGCGTGCCGAGAAGGCCGGGATCCCCACCTTCGTGTGCCCGGTCAAGGCGTACGCCACCCGCGCGGAGTGGGACGTCGCCCTCACCGAGGCGACCGCCGCCCACGCCCCGGACCTGGTCGTCTCGGCCGGGTTCATGAAGATCGTGGGTCAGGAGTTCATCGACCGCTTCGGCGGCCGGTTCATCAACACCCATCCCGCGCTGCTCCCCGCGTTCCCCGGCGCGCACGGCGTGCGCGACGCCCTCGCCTACGGCGCGAAGGTCACCGGCTGCACGGTCCACTTCGTGGACGGCGGCGTCGACACCGGTCCGATCATCGCCCAGGGTGTCGTCGAGATCCGGGACGGGGAAGACGAAGCCGCTCTCCATGAGCGCATCAAGGAAGTCGAGCGCACGCTGCTCGTCGACGTCGTGGGGCGCCTGGCCCGGCACGGCTACCGCATTGAGGGACGAAAGGTAACAATCCAGTGA
- a CDS encoding VWA domain-containing protein → MVLGGGEGDGTGHALAGRDAAMDAALGALYGSAGGAGNGKPQGERSAGLGGSAPRVARWLGDIRTYFPASVVQVMQRDAIERLGLASLLMEPEMLEAVEPDVHLVGTLLSLNKAMPETTRETARAVVRKVVEQLEKRLAARTRATLTGALDRSARISRPRHHDIDWDRTIRANLKNYLPEHRTVVPERLIGYGRAARSVKKEVILCIDQSGSMAASVVYASVFGAVLASMRSISTRLVVFDTSVVDLTDRLTDPVDVLFGTQLGGGTDINRALAHCQSKITRPADTVVVLISDLYEGGIRDEMLKRVASMKAAGVEFVTLLALSDEGAPAYDHQHAAALAALGAPAFACTPDLFPDVMAAALEKRPLPIP, encoded by the coding sequence ATGGTGCTCGGAGGGGGCGAGGGCGACGGGACCGGCCACGCCCTCGCCGGGCGGGACGCGGCGATGGACGCCGCACTCGGCGCCCTCTACGGCAGCGCCGGCGGCGCCGGCAACGGCAAGCCGCAGGGCGAGCGCTCCGCCGGTCTCGGCGGGTCGGCGCCCCGGGTGGCCCGCTGGCTCGGGGACATCCGGACGTACTTCCCCGCTTCCGTGGTCCAGGTGATGCAGCGCGACGCGATCGAGCGCCTCGGGCTCGCGTCCCTGCTGATGGAGCCGGAGATGCTGGAGGCCGTGGAGCCGGACGTCCACCTGGTCGGCACCCTCCTCTCCCTGAACAAGGCGATGCCGGAGACGACCCGGGAGACGGCGCGGGCCGTGGTCCGCAAGGTGGTCGAGCAACTGGAGAAGCGGCTGGCGGCCCGCACCAGGGCCACGCTCACGGGCGCCCTGGACCGTTCGGCGCGGATCAGCCGCCCCCGCCACCACGACATCGACTGGGACCGGACGATCCGCGCCAACCTCAAGAACTACCTTCCCGAGCACCGCACGGTCGTCCCCGAACGGTTGATCGGATACGGCCGGGCGGCCCGGTCCGTGAAGAAGGAGGTGATCCTCTGCATCGACCAGTCCGGCTCGATGGCCGCCTCCGTCGTCTACGCCTCCGTCTTCGGCGCGGTGCTCGCCTCGATGCGGTCGATCTCCACGCGCCTCGTCGTCTTCGACACCTCCGTCGTGGACCTGACCGATCGGCTCACCGACCCGGTGGACGTCCTCTTCGGCACCCAGCTCGGCGGTGGCACGGACATCAATCGCGCCCTCGCCCACTGCCAGTCCAAGATCACCCGGCCCGCCGACACCGTCGTCGTTCTCATCAGCGACCTCTACGAGGGCGGCATCCGCGACGAGATGCTCAAGCGGGTCGCCTCCATGAAGGCGGCCGGAGTGGAGTTCGTGACCCTGCTCGCGCTGTCCGACGAGGGCGCCCCCGCCTACGACCACCAGCACGCGGCGGCGCTCGCGGCGCTCGGCGCGCCCGCCTTCGCCTGCACCCCCGACCTGTTCCCGGACGTGATGGCCGCCGCGCTGGAGAAACGGCCCCTGCCGATCCCCTGA
- the sucC gene encoding ADP-forming succinate--CoA ligase subunit beta, with translation MDLFEYQARDLFAKHGVPVLAGEVIDTPEAAREATERLGGKSVVKAQVKVGGRGKAGGVKLAATPDEAVARATDILGMDIKGHTVHKVMIAETAPEILEEYYVSYLLDRTNRTFLAMASVQGGMDIEEVAEKTPEALAKVPVNANEGVTIEKAREIVALAKFPAAVAEKVAEVLVTLWDTFIAEDALLVEVNPLAKVANGDVIALDGKVSLDENAEFRQPGHEEFVDHAAANPLEAAAKAKNLNYVKLDGEVGIIGNGAGLVMSTLDVVAYAGENHGGVKPANFLDIGGGASAAVMANGLEIILGDPDVKSVFVNVFGGITACDEVANGIVQALQLLADKGEAVTKPLVVRLDGNNAELGRKILSDANHPLVQRVDTMDGAADKAAELAAAK, from the coding sequence GTGGACCTGTTCGAGTACCAGGCGAGGGACCTCTTCGCCAAGCACGGTGTACCGGTGCTGGCCGGTGAAGTGATCGACACGCCTGAGGCGGCGCGCGAGGCCACCGAGCGGCTGGGCGGCAAGTCGGTCGTCAAGGCGCAGGTGAAGGTCGGTGGCCGAGGCAAGGCCGGCGGCGTGAAGCTTGCCGCGACCCCGGACGAGGCCGTGGCCCGGGCGACGGACATCCTCGGGATGGACATCAAGGGCCACACGGTCCACAAGGTGATGATCGCCGAGACCGCTCCCGAGATCCTCGAGGAGTACTACGTCTCGTACCTCCTCGACCGCACCAACCGCACCTTCCTGGCCATGGCCTCGGTGCAGGGCGGCATGGACATCGAGGAGGTCGCGGAGAAGACCCCCGAGGCCCTCGCGAAGGTCCCGGTCAACGCCAACGAGGGCGTGACCATCGAGAAGGCCCGCGAGATCGTCGCGCTGGCGAAGTTCCCGGCCGCGGTCGCCGAGAAGGTCGCCGAGGTCCTCGTGACCCTGTGGGACACCTTCATCGCCGAGGACGCGCTCCTCGTCGAGGTCAACCCGCTCGCGAAGGTCGCCAACGGCGACGTCATCGCGCTCGACGGCAAGGTCTCGCTCGACGAGAACGCCGAGTTCCGCCAGCCGGGTCACGAGGAGTTCGTGGACCACGCCGCCGCGAACCCGCTTGAGGCCGCCGCCAAGGCGAAGAACCTCAACTACGTGAAGCTCGACGGCGAGGTCGGCATCATCGGCAACGGCGCGGGTCTCGTCATGAGCACCCTCGACGTGGTCGCGTACGCCGGCGAGAACCACGGTGGCGTCAAGCCCGCCAACTTCCTGGACATCGGTGGTGGCGCTTCCGCCGCCGTCATGGCCAACGGCCTGGAGATCATCCTCGGCGACCCGGACGTCAAGTCCGTGTTCGTCAACGTCTTCGGTGGCATCACCGCGTGTGACGAGGTCGCCAACGGCATCGTCCAGGCACTCCAGCTGCTGGCGGACAAGGGCGAGGCGGTCACCAAGCCGCTCGTCGTCCGCCTCGACGGCAACAACGCCGAGCTGGGTCGCAAGATCCTGTCGGACGCCAACCACCCGCTGGTGCAGCGCGTGGACACCATGGACGGCGCGGCCGACAAGGCCGCCGAGCTCGCGGCTGCGAAGTAA
- a CDS encoding DUF6350 family protein, giving the protein MTQVTERGTLLPTAPRAAARRRSPAAAACVLGGAVAAGLGLGFLAVLVIVLWISSPYPDSGPGGALHLAAGLWLLAHGTELVRYDTLSGVPAPVGVTPLLLVALPVLLMRRAARLGSASGDGSMDDEVLPPSVVFSAVTCGYLAVGAMATVYAAGGPMPADPLSAAWHVPLVAVLAAAGGVWEARGRPPVTLPPWAPGWAVRGVRTAIARPRYALALRSGAAGTLVLLGGGILLVGASLAWHGPEVQGSFLALTGVWSGRFAVLLLALTLIPNAMVWGAAYGLGPGFALGTGATATPLGFGGSPALPRFPLLAALPPEGSGTPLTWAAVAVPVAAGLGVGWFAVRRAREVSYGETAVTAALGSVVCGLTMAGLAAAAAGPMGAAALASFGPVWWQVGAAATGWTLALAVPLAVAVHAWRTRPVRGAAGAADEWHDSGVRELRWAALRRAATPMVPVGVDPVAAAPVAAPVTGSGASTPPVVSVAPVAPVAAPVVPVGPGAGPEEPAAVAEGAAPLLPGVAGARVLSRKPSE; this is encoded by the coding sequence GTGACCCAAGTGACCGAACGCGGGACCCTGTTGCCGACGGCCCCGCGGGCCGCCGCGCGGCGCCGTTCACCGGCCGCCGCCGCCTGTGTGCTGGGCGGCGCGGTGGCCGCCGGACTGGGGCTCGGCTTCCTGGCCGTGCTCGTGATCGTGCTGTGGATCAGCTCCCCCTACCCCGACAGCGGCCCCGGCGGCGCGCTGCACCTCGCCGCGGGCCTGTGGCTGCTGGCCCACGGGACGGAACTCGTCCGCTACGACACTCTTTCCGGTGTACCGGCGCCCGTCGGAGTGACCCCGCTGCTCCTGGTGGCACTGCCGGTGCTGCTGATGCGGCGGGCCGCGCGCCTCGGCAGCGCCTCGGGCGACGGCTCCATGGACGACGAGGTACTGCCGCCGAGCGTGGTCTTCTCGGCCGTGACCTGCGGATACCTGGCTGTCGGAGCGATGGCCACCGTGTACGCGGCGGGCGGCCCGATGCCGGCCGATCCGCTGAGCGCCGCCTGGCACGTGCCGCTGGTCGCCGTACTGGCCGCCGCCGGCGGAGTCTGGGAGGCCCGGGGCAGGCCGCCGGTGACGCTCCCGCCCTGGGCACCGGGATGGGCGGTCAGGGGTGTACGAACGGCAATCGCGCGCCCCCGCTACGCGCTGGCCCTGCGCTCCGGCGCGGCCGGGACGCTCGTCCTCCTGGGCGGGGGAATCCTGCTCGTCGGAGCCTCGCTGGCCTGGCACGGCCCGGAGGTCCAGGGATCCTTCCTCGCGCTGACCGGAGTGTGGTCGGGACGGTTCGCGGTCCTGCTGCTCGCGCTCACCCTGATCCCGAACGCGATGGTGTGGGGCGCGGCGTACGGACTGGGGCCCGGCTTCGCGCTGGGCACCGGCGCGACCGCCACACCGCTCGGCTTCGGTGGATCGCCCGCGCTGCCGAGGTTCCCGCTGCTCGCGGCCCTGCCACCGGAAGGCTCCGGAACGCCACTGACCTGGGCGGCGGTCGCGGTACCGGTGGCCGCGGGACTGGGCGTCGGCTGGTTCGCGGTGCGGCGGGCGCGGGAGGTCTCGTACGGGGAGACCGCGGTCACCGCCGCGCTGGGGTCGGTGGTGTGCGGGCTCACGATGGCCGGGCTCGCGGCGGCGGCGGCCGGACCGATGGGCGCGGCGGCCCTGGCGAGCTTCGGGCCGGTGTGGTGGCAGGTCGGCGCCGCGGCCACGGGATGGACGCTGGCGCTGGCGGTGCCGCTGGCCGTGGCGGTGCACGCCTGGCGGACGCGGCCCGTGCGGGGGGCCGCGGGCGCGGCCGACGAATGGCACGACTCCGGGGTACGGGAACTGCGCTGGGCGGCGCTTCGGCGGGCGGCCACGCCGATGGTTCCCGTGGGGGTGGATCCCGTGGCCGCGGCTCCGGTGGCGGCTCCGGTGACGGGGTCGGGGGCCTCGACCCCGCCGGTGGTCTCCGTGGCGCCGGTGGCGCCGGTGGCGGCGCCGGTCGTGCCGGTGGGGCCGGGTGCCGGGCCGGAAGAGCCAGCGGCCGTCGCGGAAGGGGCCGCGCCGCTGCTTCCCGGGGTGGCCGGGGCCCGTGTCCTGTCGCGGAAGCCGTCGGAGTAG
- a CDS encoding DUF5682 family protein: protein MSPEDAGPLLLGVRHHGPGSARAVRAALDAATPRAVLIEGPPEGDALLPLAAEPGMRPPVALLAHAADDPGRAAFWPLAGFSPEWTALRWAQERDVPVRFIDLPAAHTLAAPRDPQAPDPDAVRIDPLAVLAETAGYDDPERWWEDVVEHRGSGAVRDPRATFEALGEAMGALREAYGDGGHPSDRVREAHMRQRMRAARKEFGDAYAVVCGAWHVPALRAGTTAAADRVLLTGLPKVKVETTWVPWTHRRLARADGYGAGVTSPGWYAHLFESRDRPLERWLTRAAGLLRAEDRQVGPAHVIEAVRLAETLAVVRGRPVAGLTETLEAVRAVMCDGSDVPLALIEDRLVVGDVLGEVPDAAPVVPLQRDLTRRQRALRLKVEAQERDLELDLRKDTDTAKSLLLHRLRLLGIDWGTPTASRGSTGTFRETWRLRWEPELSVRVAEAGIWGTTVVGAATAKVEADAVAATELGEVTTLAERCLSAGLSEALPAVLRALADRAALATDVARLAEALPALARSLRYGDVRGTDATALGTVAVGLADRICVALPPACAAGLDADGAAELRGHVDGVHGAIALLEVDGLPERWATVLRTLAGRDGVPGTIRGRATRLLLDDGRLPPEETARLMGLALSPATAPADAAGWIEGFAGGGAGGGTLLIHDDRLLGLIDAWLVSVPEGAFIDVLPLLRRTFGAYESGVKRTLGELIRRGPGDRSGRGRAGSGPEGFAAEPDPIRADAAAELVRLILATPAG from the coding sequence ATGAGCCCCGAGGACGCGGGGCCCCTGCTGTTGGGCGTCCGGCACCACGGACCGGGCTCCGCCCGCGCGGTGCGGGCCGCGCTCGACGCCGCGACCCCCCGCGCGGTCCTCATCGAGGGACCACCCGAGGGCGACGCCCTGCTGCCCCTGGCCGCCGAGCCCGGGATGAGACCGCCGGTCGCGCTCCTCGCGCACGCCGCGGACGACCCCGGCAGGGCCGCGTTCTGGCCCCTCGCCGGGTTCTCCCCGGAGTGGACCGCCCTGCGCTGGGCGCAAGAACGCGACGTGCCCGTGCGGTTCATCGACCTGCCCGCCGCGCACACGCTCGCCGCCCCCCGGGATCCGCAGGCGCCCGACCCCGACGCCGTACGGATCGACCCCCTCGCCGTACTCGCCGAGACCGCCGGGTACGACGACCCCGAACGCTGGTGGGAGGACGTCGTCGAGCACCGGGGCAGCGGAGCCGTCCGGGACCCCCGCGCGACCTTCGAGGCCCTCGGCGAGGCCATGGGAGCCCTGCGCGAGGCGTACGGGGACGGCGGGCACCCGAGCGACCGGGTGCGCGAGGCCCACATGCGGCAGCGGATGCGCGCCGCCCGCAAGGAGTTCGGCGACGCCTACGCCGTGGTCTGCGGCGCCTGGCACGTCCCGGCCCTGCGCGCGGGGACCACCGCCGCCGCCGACAGGGTCCTGCTCACCGGGCTGCCCAAGGTCAAGGTGGAGACCACCTGGGTGCCCTGGACCCACCGCCGGCTCGCCCGCGCGGACGGGTACGGAGCCGGCGTGACCTCGCCCGGCTGGTACGCCCACCTCTTCGAGTCCCGTGACCGGCCCCTCGAACGCTGGCTCACCCGGGCCGCCGGACTGCTGCGGGCCGAGGACCGGCAGGTCGGCCCCGCCCACGTCATCGAGGCGGTCCGGCTCGCCGAGACCCTGGCCGTCGTGCGCGGACGCCCCGTTGCGGGCCTCACCGAGACCCTCGAAGCGGTGCGGGCGGTGATGTGCGACGGCTCCGACGTCCCCCTCGCGCTGATCGAGGACCGCCTCGTCGTCGGGGACGTTCTCGGCGAGGTCCCCGACGCCGCACCCGTCGTACCGCTCCAACGGGACCTCACCCGACGGCAGCGCGCCCTGCGGCTCAAGGTCGAGGCGCAGGAGCGGGACCTGGAACTCGACCTCCGCAAGGACACCGACACGGCCAAGTCCCTCCTGCTGCACCGGCTGCGGCTGCTCGGCATCGACTGGGGGACACCCACCGCCTCCCGGGGCAGCACCGGAACCTTCCGCGAGACCTGGCGGCTCCGCTGGGAACCGGAGCTGTCGGTACGGGTCGCGGAAGCCGGCATCTGGGGCACCACAGTCGTCGGCGCCGCCACGGCCAAGGTCGAGGCCGACGCCGTCGCGGCAACGGAGCTGGGCGAGGTCACGACCCTGGCCGAGCGGTGCCTGTCGGCCGGGCTGTCCGAGGCGCTGCCCGCCGTGCTGCGGGCCCTCGCCGACCGGGCGGCGCTCGCCACCGACGTGGCGCGGCTCGCCGAGGCCCTGCCCGCGCTCGCCCGTTCGCTGCGGTACGGGGACGTGCGCGGCACCGACGCGACGGCCCTCGGCACGGTCGCGGTCGGGCTCGCGGACCGGATCTGCGTGGCACTGCCGCCCGCCTGCGCGGCGGGCCTGGACGCCGACGGCGCGGCCGAACTGCGCGGGCACGTGGACGGGGTGCACGGCGCAATCGCCCTCCTGGAGGTGGACGGCCTGCCGGAGCGCTGGGCGACGGTGCTGCGGACGCTCGCCGGCCGCGACGGCGTGCCCGGGACGATACGGGGCCGCGCCACCCGACTGCTGCTCGACGACGGACGGTTGCCGCCCGAGGAGACGGCGCGGCTCATGGGGCTGGCGCTCTCCCCGGCGACCGCCCCGGCCGACGCGGCGGGCTGGATCGAGGGCTTCGCGGGCGGCGGCGCGGGCGGCGGGACCCTGCTGATCCACGACGACCGGCTGCTGGGCCTGATCGACGCGTGGCTGGTGTCGGTGCCGGAGGGGGCGTTCATCGACGTACTGCCCCTGCTGCGCCGAACGTTCGGGGCGTACGAGTCGGGCGTGAAGCGCACCCTGGGTGAACTGATCCGCCGCGGCCCCGGAGACAGGTCCGGGAGGGGCCGGGCCGGTTCGGGCCCCGAGGGTTTCGCCGCCGAGCCGGATCCGATACGGGCCGACGCCGCGGCGGAGCTGGTCCGGCTGATCCTCGCGACGCCGGCGGGATGA
- the sucD gene encoding succinate--CoA ligase subunit alpha — MAIFLNKDSKVIVQGMTGATGMKHTKLMLADGTNIVGGVNPRKAGTTVDFDGTEVPVFGSVAEAMEKTGANVSVLFVPPAFAKAAVVEAIDAEIPLAVVITEGIAVHDSAAFWAYATAKGNTTRIIGPNCPGLITPGQSNAGIIPGDITKPGRIGLVSKSGTLTYQMMYELRDLGFSSAVGIGGDPVIGTTHIDALAAFEADPDTDLIVMIGEIGGDAEERAADFIAKNVTKPVVGYVAGFTAPEGKTMGHAGAIVSGSSGTAQAKKEALEAAGVKVGKTPTETAKLAREILNAAQ, encoded by the coding sequence ATGGCTATCTTCCTCAACAAGGACAGCAAGGTCATCGTCCAGGGCATGACCGGTGCCACGGGCATGAAGCACACCAAGCTGATGCTGGCTGACGGCACCAACATCGTCGGCGGCGTGAACCCGCGCAAGGCCGGCACCACCGTCGACTTCGACGGCACCGAGGTACCGGTCTTCGGTTCCGTCGCCGAGGCGATGGAGAAGACGGGCGCCAACGTCTCCGTCCTCTTCGTCCCGCCGGCCTTCGCCAAGGCCGCCGTCGTCGAGGCCATCGACGCCGAGATCCCGCTGGCCGTCGTCATCACCGAGGGCATCGCGGTGCACGACTCCGCCGCCTTCTGGGCGTACGCGACCGCCAAGGGCAACACCACGCGGATCATCGGCCCGAACTGCCCGGGTCTGATCACCCCCGGCCAGTCCAACGCCGGCATCATCCCGGGCGACATCACCAAGCCCGGCCGCATCGGTCTCGTGTCCAAGTCCGGCACGCTGACCTACCAGATGATGTACGAACTCCGTGACCTCGGCTTCTCCTCCGCCGTCGGCATCGGTGGCGACCCGGTCATCGGTACCACGCACATCGACGCCCTCGCGGCGTTCGAGGCGGACCCCGACACCGACCTGATCGTCATGATCGGCGAGATCGGCGGCGACGCCGAGGAGCGTGCGGCGGACTTCATCGCGAAGAACGTCACCAAGCCGGTCGTCGGTTACGTCGCGGGCTTCACCGCCCCCGAGGGCAAGACCATGGGCCACGCCGGCGCCATCGTCTCCGGTTCTTCCGGCACCGCACAGGCCAAGAAGGAAGCCCTCGAGGCCGCGGGCGTGAAGGTCGGCAAGACGCCGACCGAGACCGCCAAGCTGGCGCGCGAGATCCTGAACGCCGCTCAGTAG